A single genomic interval of Deltaproteobacteria bacterium harbors:
- a CDS encoding DsrE family protein, with amino-acid sequence MAEKLGIFVSSNKNLRHAIEITKAAEAAGKEVVLFFTHKGVLLTQEPEFKELIGHGRKSLCNVSYESKGLKGQPAQGIADKDFGTQARHGEMIDEVDRYIVL; translated from the coding sequence ATGGCCGAAAAATTGGGGATTTTCGTTTCCTCCAATAAGAACCTCAGGCATGCGATCGAGATCACCAAGGCGGCCGAAGCAGCCGGTAAAGAAGTGGTCCTCTTTTTTACCCACAAGGGGGTCCTGCTCACTCAGGAACCGGAGTTTAAAGAATTGATCGGGCACGGCAGGAAATCGTTGTGTAATGTGAGTTATGAATCCAAGGGCCTGAAGGGGCAACCAGCCCAGGGGATAGCCGATAAGGATTTTGGGACCCAGGCCCGCCATGGGGAAATGATCGATGAAGTGGATCGTTATATCGTCTTGTAG
- a CDS encoding sulfurtransferase TusA family protein, which yields MEEFKPDQTLDARGLSCPMPVLKTKKAIETLKSGQILEVLSTDPGTKNDMPGWANRTGNTYLGEKEDQGFIRFYVKKK from the coding sequence ATGGAAGAGTTTAAACCAGATCAAACCTTGGATGCCCGGGGACTGAGTTGCCCCATGCCGGTTTTAAAAACCAAAAAGGCTATAGAAACCCTGAAGTCCGGGCAAATCCTGGAGGTCTTGTCGACCGATCCGGGAACCAAAAACGACATGCCCGGCTGGGCCAATAGAACCGGAAACACCTATCTGGGGGAAAAAGAAGATCAGGGGTTTATTCGTTTTTATGTAAAGAAAAAATAA
- a CDS encoding YeeE/YedE family protein, with translation MAGESILITKFQQGYRTIFYQQWPPLVGGILLGLFSILIVAWSRPWGIVGGIRNWADWLFYGLGFFPERPVNPFLFSSSIMDFGFLLGAFGAALSAKEFALRKTPTVEIIKGLAGGVFMGIGSALALGCNVGAFYSPLINLSASGFPMLVGLTFGAFLGLKYLLWELEKFPPPSNFTPMASLGEKTFDWKTVQPYLGALVFIGLILWAYWFAGKAYTEFGGLLLFGAAFGIILQRCRFCYVRAFRDPFMTGEAAIAKAMAISIIIGAIGVAVLKWTGLRSESLYVIPAFWWGSLAGGIIFGIGMVVAGGVEAGPCGG, from the coding sequence ATGGCCGGGGAAAGCATCTTAATAACAAAATTCCAGCAAGGGTACCGGACTATTTTTTATCAACAATGGCCGCCTCTTGTCGGCGGTATTTTATTGGGGCTCTTCAGCATCCTGATCGTAGCCTGGTCCAGACCCTGGGGTATTGTCGGAGGAATTCGTAATTGGGCTGACTGGCTCTTTTACGGTTTGGGTTTTTTTCCGGAACGCCCGGTGAACCCCTTCCTTTTTTCTTCCTCCATTATGGATTTTGGATTTTTGTTAGGGGCTTTCGGGGCAGCCCTTTCGGCCAAGGAGTTCGCTTTGCGCAAGACCCCAACCGTTGAAATCATTAAAGGTCTGGCTGGAGGAGTATTTATGGGAATCGGATCGGCTTTGGCCTTGGGCTGCAATGTCGGTGCCTTTTACTCCCCCTTGATCAACCTTTCCGCCAGTGGTTTCCCCATGCTCGTCGGACTGACCTTCGGCGCATTTCTCGGCTTAAAATATCTCTTGTGGGAATTGGAAAAATTTCCTCCCCCTTCCAACTTTACTCCCATGGCTTCATTGGGAGAAAAAACATTTGACTGGAAAACCGTTCAACCTTATTTAGGGGCCTTGGTTTTTATTGGTCTGATCCTATGGGCTTATTGGTTTGCCGGAAAGGCCTATACGGAATTCGGTGGCCTGCTGCTCTTCGGGGCCGCTTTTGGAATCATCCTGCAACGCTGCCGATTTTGTTATGTCCGGGCCTTTCGAGACCCTTTTATGACCGGTGAAGCCGCCATTGCCAAGGCCATGGCCATCAGTATTATCATCGGCGCCATAGGAGTAGCGGTTTTAAAGTGGACCGGCCTTCGTTCGGAAAGCCTCTATGTCATCCCGGCCTTCTGGTGGGGCTCTTTAGCGGGCGGTATTATTTTCGGAATCGGAATGGTCGTGGCCGGGGGTGTGGAAGCGGGACCTTGTGGCGGGTAG